One window from the genome of Osmerus mordax isolate fOsmMor3 chromosome 19, fOsmMor3.pri, whole genome shotgun sequence encodes:
- the gab3 gene encoding GRB2-associated-binding protein 3 isoform X1, giving the protein MSAGDEVCTGWLIKSPPEKKLKRFVSTVTGWAWRKRWFVLRCGRMSGNPDVLEYYRNKTSRKPIRTIDLKECEVQLMREQWLVRREFQNQHLFVVKTSSRIFYLVAKTEEEMNSWVYSISQICHFGPLDDGTESEEGFSQTPTSQQPSPAMSFTGNHDRRATLNQSESSQPRDYLFLSQCETGERVSIRRCDSFSNSERSLEQNSSDNTIEDSFSSPPCTNPSPSPFPLTGSRLSPFPHARTSEPPFSAPCAPTFLDRPFDFSSSSSSPPNLHRTPNVFQFDKLYSSHLSEVSVEGQTPPPLPPKPVHLSEAPADEGARGSLGATGGVPVPLPRRISLSSLDYPRRVDVECSAVRNWNKRLSLNLSPFAARQSYLDDSYVPMASPALCGGELSDGYLTMSPTSMSYTSSSMTTESVSSLGLPAPLAPLAPPPVNRDLKPRRRARPPPLDLRGLSTIRECTHLPLSRTMTEPGNFLLERRHLAAGIKDQDISCSPIESRQLFLPSAETTAQLWGRTSNLDYLSLAFNPASPSPVQKALLADEYRVDYVQVDEKKTQALHDTTVEWKDVRQSRV; this is encoded by the exons ATGAGTGCAGGGGATGAGGTCTGCACCGGCTGGCTCATCAAATCTCCCCCTGAGAAAAAACTAAAGAGATTTGTGAGTACGGTAACAGGCTGG GCGTGGAGGAAGCGATGGTTTGTGCTTCGCTGTGGTCGCATGAGCGGGAACCCTGACGTACTGGAGTACTACAGGAACAAGACGTCCAGGAAGCCCATCCGCACCATCGACCTGAAGGAGTGTGAGGTTCAGCTGATGAGGGAGCAGTGGCTGGTCAGGAGGGAGTTCCAGAACCAGCATCTGTTCGTGGTGAAGACCTCCTCACGGATCTTCTACCTGGTGGCCAAaacggaggaggagatgaacagCTGGGTGTACAGCATCAGCCAGATCTGCCATTTCGGACCTCTGGACGATGGGACAG aaTCAGAGGAAGGCTTCTCTCAGACCCCGACCTCCCAGCAGCCGTCGCCCGCAATGTCCTTTACAGGAAACCATGACAGGCGAGCGACACTGAACCAATCAGAATCCAGCCAGCCCCGGGACTACCTCTTCCTGTCGCAGTGCGAGACGGGAGAGAGGGTCAGTATCAGAAG aTGTGACAGTTTTTCGAACTCAGAGAGATCTCTGGAACAGAACTCGTCCGACAACACCATCGAAGACTCCTTCTCGTCACCTCCATGCACcaacccctctccatcccccttccccctcacaGGATCCCGTCtgtcccccttcccccacgcCAGGACCTCCGAACCCCCCTTTAGTGCCCCTTGCGCCCCCACATTCCTCGACAGGCCGTTCGActtctcatcctcatcctcctctccaccaaacCTTCATCGCACCCCCAACGTTTTTCAGTTCGACAAGCTATATTCTTCTCACCTGTCGGAGGTGAGTGTGGAGGGccagacccctccccctctgcccccgaAGCCCGTTCACCTGTCGGAGGCCCCGGCGGATGAGGGTGCCCGGGGGTCCCTGGGGGCCACAGGGGGTGTACCTGTTCCTCTCCCTAGGAGGATTTCACTGTCAAGCCTGGACTATCCCAGACGAG tAGATGTTGAATGCAGTGCAGTGAGGAACTGGAACAAACGACTAAGTCTTAATTTG AGTCCCTTTGCAGCCCGACAGAGCTACCTGGACGACTCGTATGTCCCCATGGCCTCCCCCGCTCtctgtggaggagagctgtCAGACGGCTACCTCACCATGAGCCCCACCTCCATGAGCTACACCAGCTCCAGCATGACCACAGAGTCCGTCTCCTCTCTGGGGCTCCCGGCCCCGCTGGCCCCGCTGGCCCCGCCGCCTGTCAACCGGGATCTTAAACCTCGCAGGAGGG CACGCCCGCCCCCTCTAGATCTGAGAGGCCTGTCCACCATCAGGGAATGCACTCACCTTCCTCTGAGCAGGACCATGACAGAGCCTGG AAATTTCCTCCTGGAAAGAAGACATCTGGCAGCGGGGATTAAAGATCAAGACATCAGCTGCAGTCCAATa GAGTCCAGGCAGCTGTTCCTCCCCTCGGCTGAGACCACAGCCCAGCTCTGGGGCAGGACATCCAACCTCGACTACCTTTCTCTGGCCTTCAACCCagcatctccctctcctgtgcAGAAG
- the gab3 gene encoding GRB2-associated-binding protein 3 isoform X2 produces MSAGDEVCTGWLIKSPPEKKLKRFAWRKRWFVLRCGRMSGNPDVLEYYRNKTSRKPIRTIDLKECEVQLMREQWLVRREFQNQHLFVVKTSSRIFYLVAKTEEEMNSWVYSISQICHFGPLDDGTESEEGFSQTPTSQQPSPAMSFTGNHDRRATLNQSESSQPRDYLFLSQCETGERVSIRRCDSFSNSERSLEQNSSDNTIEDSFSSPPCTNPSPSPFPLTGSRLSPFPHARTSEPPFSAPCAPTFLDRPFDFSSSSSSPPNLHRTPNVFQFDKLYSSHLSEVSVEGQTPPPLPPKPVHLSEAPADEGARGSLGATGGVPVPLPRRISLSSLDYPRRVDVECSAVRNWNKRLSLNLSPFAARQSYLDDSYVPMASPALCGGELSDGYLTMSPTSMSYTSSSMTTESVSSLGLPAPLAPLAPPPVNRDLKPRRRARPPPLDLRGLSTIRECTHLPLSRTMTEPGNFLLERRHLAAGIKDQDISCSPIESRQLFLPSAETTAQLWGRTSNLDYLSLAFNPASPSPVQKKALLADEYRVDYVQVDEKKTQALHDTTVEWKDVRQSRV; encoded by the exons ATGAGTGCAGGGGATGAGGTCTGCACCGGCTGGCTCATCAAATCTCCCCCTGAGAAAAAACTAAAGAGATTT GCGTGGAGGAAGCGATGGTTTGTGCTTCGCTGTGGTCGCATGAGCGGGAACCCTGACGTACTGGAGTACTACAGGAACAAGACGTCCAGGAAGCCCATCCGCACCATCGACCTGAAGGAGTGTGAGGTTCAGCTGATGAGGGAGCAGTGGCTGGTCAGGAGGGAGTTCCAGAACCAGCATCTGTTCGTGGTGAAGACCTCCTCACGGATCTTCTACCTGGTGGCCAAaacggaggaggagatgaacagCTGGGTGTACAGCATCAGCCAGATCTGCCATTTCGGACCTCTGGACGATGGGACAG aaTCAGAGGAAGGCTTCTCTCAGACCCCGACCTCCCAGCAGCCGTCGCCCGCAATGTCCTTTACAGGAAACCATGACAGGCGAGCGACACTGAACCAATCAGAATCCAGCCAGCCCCGGGACTACCTCTTCCTGTCGCAGTGCGAGACGGGAGAGAGGGTCAGTATCAGAAG aTGTGACAGTTTTTCGAACTCAGAGAGATCTCTGGAACAGAACTCGTCCGACAACACCATCGAAGACTCCTTCTCGTCACCTCCATGCACcaacccctctccatcccccttccccctcacaGGATCCCGTCtgtcccccttcccccacgcCAGGACCTCCGAACCCCCCTTTAGTGCCCCTTGCGCCCCCACATTCCTCGACAGGCCGTTCGActtctcatcctcatcctcctctccaccaaacCTTCATCGCACCCCCAACGTTTTTCAGTTCGACAAGCTATATTCTTCTCACCTGTCGGAGGTGAGTGTGGAGGGccagacccctccccctctgcccccgaAGCCCGTTCACCTGTCGGAGGCCCCGGCGGATGAGGGTGCCCGGGGGTCCCTGGGGGCCACAGGGGGTGTACCTGTTCCTCTCCCTAGGAGGATTTCACTGTCAAGCCTGGACTATCCCAGACGAG tAGATGTTGAATGCAGTGCAGTGAGGAACTGGAACAAACGACTAAGTCTTAATTTG AGTCCCTTTGCAGCCCGACAGAGCTACCTGGACGACTCGTATGTCCCCATGGCCTCCCCCGCTCtctgtggaggagagctgtCAGACGGCTACCTCACCATGAGCCCCACCTCCATGAGCTACACCAGCTCCAGCATGACCACAGAGTCCGTCTCCTCTCTGGGGCTCCCGGCCCCGCTGGCCCCGCTGGCCCCGCCGCCTGTCAACCGGGATCTTAAACCTCGCAGGAGGG CACGCCCGCCCCCTCTAGATCTGAGAGGCCTGTCCACCATCAGGGAATGCACTCACCTTCCTCTGAGCAGGACCATGACAGAGCCTGG AAATTTCCTCCTGGAAAGAAGACATCTGGCAGCGGGGATTAAAGATCAAGACATCAGCTGCAGTCCAATa GAGTCCAGGCAGCTGTTCCTCCCCTCGGCTGAGACCACAGCCCAGCTCTGGGGCAGGACATCCAACCTCGACTACCTTTCTCTGGCCTTCAACCCagcatctccctctcctgtgcAGAAG